GCCAATTTCTGTTTCATGCCGCCAGAAAGTGCTCCAGCGCGGCGCGTTTTAAACGGCTCTATTTGCTGATAAATATCTTTGATAAGTTCATAATTTGCTTGAACGGTTGTGCCAAAAACGGAGGCGAAAAATTCCAAATTTTCTTCAACGCTTAAGTCCTGATAAAGCGAAAACTTGCCGGGCATATAGCCGATTTTTGAGCGAAGCCGCCAAAAGTCTTTCACGACATCCACGCCGGCGACGCTCGCAGCGCCTTCATCGGGCAAAAGCAGCGTGGTGAGAATTCGAAACAGTGTCGATTTTCCGGCGCCATCTGCTCCGATAAGACCAAAAAGCTCCCCAGAGTTCACCTCAAATGAAATCCCTTTGAGCGCTCGTTTTTCACCGTAGCTTTTTCTGATGCCTTCAACCCTAACGGCTATGTTTTTCGCCTCGCTCATTTGTCCTCAACCCGCGTCCAATAAGTGGTTCTTCCGAGAAGCGAAATGCCGATGAAGCCGCGCACGCGAAGTTTGTTAGGTGTCTCCAAAACCATGTAGCATGAATAGGTTTTCCCGTTTTTTGGGTCGTAAATTTCGCCGTCTTCCCATTCATCTTCATCAAAAATGAAATTTTTGATCAGCACCAAACCAACAATTGGCCGTTGGCGCAAGGCTTCATCGGGATTGTTTTTATCTACTTTCGGGTTGCCGGTGGCTGTGTCAATCGGATTTTTTAGCCACACAATTTTTCCATGATATTTCTCGTCTTCTTTGTACATCTCAATTTTCGCTGTTTTTTCATCGTTATACCAAATCCCTAACACATCGTCGGCATGAAATTCCTGAGCCAAAGTTGTTTTAGCAAACAGCGAGATGACGAAAAAAAGCAAGGCGATTTTGAGCGTTTTCATAAGCGTTAGGTTTAATTTTGTGCTCTGATTGAGCGAATACATAATTTTTATCTGATAGAGTAATGAGCCACTAGTGGCTTGAGGATTCTTCGCTAAGAATCTCAGAACGACATCATTTTTTGCGATAAAACAGCTCTTTTCTTTGTGTGTCAGGCTTGAGCGGAGCGACGCCCTAATATATATGTATCGTAAGTGCTTTTCGGGAGCAGCTATTTGAAATTAGCTTCACCGGGCATGCCGATTTTAAGCGAGCCGTCATTTTGCAGCTTGATTTTCACGGCATAAACCATGCTCACGCGCTCGTCTTTGGTCTGGATAATTTTCGGCGTGAACTCCACTTTATCGGAAATCCAACTCACTTCGCCTGCCAATGCCTGGTTTTCTGTGTCGGTCTTATCAATTAGTACCTCCACTTTTTGCCCAATTTTAACCTTCGGGAGCATATCGCCGCTAACATAGACACGCAAAAACATGGTGTTTAAATCAGCAATTTTGTAAAGCGGTTTTCCGACAGCGGTTAGCTCGTGCGGCTCAGCGTATTTTGTAAGTACCACGCCATCAATCGGGTTCCGAATCACGCAGCGCCGGATTTGATCATCCAGCTGCGCAATTTGCGCGTCCATAGCCCGAACCTGTCCTAAAATATTTGCGTTCTGCGTTTCGGTAGCACGAATGCGCTTTTCCGTCACAGCGATTTTATCATTGATATCGTCGAGCTGTTTGGTTGGAACGGCTTTATCCGTCACCAGTCGCTCGTAACGCTCCCGTTCTTTTTCAGAAATCGATTTCTCTTCTTCAAGCACCGCAATTTCTGAGAGAACGCTGCTAATTTGCGCACTGAGCGATTGGCGACGCATAGCAAGCTCTCGGCGCTTTAATGAAAGTTGCACGGTATCGATGTAGCCAACCACCGCGCCCGCCTGCAATTTTTTGCCTTCTTCAATGTCAAACCGCATCAAATTGCCATTGCCTTCAGCGGAAATCAAAATTTCAGTCGATTCAAAGTTGCCATACGCGTCCGACTTGCCATTATTTCCGCATCCGTGAAGCAGGAGCATGGCAAGAGCAAAAAGAAAAAATTGAAAAACAGGCCGCTTGGTCATATCACATATCTCCAATTATGTTTAGGTATTGAACTTTGGCTTTCACCAGTTGAATCTGATGAATGTTCATGGTTAGTTGAGCTTGGATTTTTGCGTTTAGATCCGTTAGGTAATCGGTAGCTGTAATGAGACCATTATCGAGTTTGCTGGAAGCTTGATCGGAAATGCGTTCTCGCAAATCAATAATTTCCCTATCGGTTTTTAGCAAGGCTTCCAACTTTTCTATTTCGCTTTGGCTTTTATAAACGGCAATAGAGAGATTTTTTGAGAACGTTTCTTCATCGGCTTCTGATTGCTTTTTTTGAATTTGAAGCACTTCGCGGTTGCGGTCGGTGCGTCGCCAATTCCAAAGCGTCCATTTGGCTTGAACGCCAGCTATAAAGTAGCTTTTAAAGTCTGTTTCGAAAACGTTTAAACTGGGGCGGCCATAAGCATACTCGAAAAATCCGCTTAATTTTGGATAATACTCCGCCGAGTAGAGGTCGTCGTAGCCTTCGAGCAGATCGCGCGAAAGTGCAAAAGCTTTGTATTCTGGACGATTATTTTCATTTTTTTTGTTAGGCTTATAAGCCGGTTTGGGCAAACCAAACCTTGTATTTTTGGTAATTGGAAGGTCGATGTACTCTTCAAGCACTTTTCCAGCAGCCTTGCGGTCGTCGTCGGTTTCGATCAGATTTTGGTTTGTTTTCAGCAGTTCGGCTTTTAAAATATCGGCGTTGCTTTCGGTCGCTAAGCCGTTTCGTACTTGCGATTCCACGATTGCCAGCTTGGCTTGTAGCTCTTTTTTGAGCAGTTCCAGCGAGCTTTTTCGCGTATCGGCAAGCAAAATGGCAAAGTACGCATCGTTGACTTTTTCATGAAGCGCGTGCAGATCAACCGCCACATTTTGCACGGCCAGCTCTTTTTCCAATTCGGCAATGTCTTTTTGTGCCGCAACCGAGCCTCCATCAAACACAAGCTGCTCCACATTCAATGAAACTTCATAATTATCTTTATAAAATTCCATTGATTCTGCTCCAGGAATTGTAAATGGTAATTCGAGCAATTGTGATTGATACGTGGCTTTGCTATTTAGAGAGACTTGTGGTAAAAAATAACTCGTTAGGATTCCTTGCTTCAGCTCCTCAATCCTTTCTTTCTGACGAATTTTTTTGCTTAATGGATACTTCTGTTCGGCAAACTTGTAGCAAGTTTCCAGCTGAAGCGTATCGCTTGCCATTGCCTCTGTCAGGAAAAGGAAATTGGTTAGGAAAAAAATTAGTATGCGCCTCATTTTTTTATCGCGTTAAGAATGAGTTTCGGAATCTCTTTTTTTCGTTCGTCCAAAATGTTCTGATAAGTAGCATCATCCAAGCTCAAAATCGCTTGAAGAGTGGGGCGGGCCGCGAAAGGAAACGCACAAAGTGAAAAAATATGTATGAAAAACTGTTCAGCAGAAATTTCACGATATTTTCCATCTCGAATGCCTTCATCAAGCTGCTCCCGAACTTTATCCAGTTTAATAAACGCCCGCACCTGTGTGCTCAAAAATCGCGTCAAACGCTCCCGATTCGTGTGGATTTCGTGCATGATAAAGCCAGGAATGAACGGGTGTTTGGAGACCGTTTCAATGTAGTTTACGACAAATTTTTCCACCTTTTCCTCAAGTGGAATATCATCTTCCAAGTAAGCAAATAGCTTGGGCCCAATTCGGGTCAAGGCTTCGTTTAAAACGGCTTCAAACAGATTGTCTTTGCTACGATAATAATAATGCAAAAGCGCTTTGTTTATTCCCGCTTCATCGGCAATGTCCTGCATTCTTGTGCCATTAAATCCACGCTTTTGAAACACCGTGCGTGCTGCGCTGAAAATCCGCTCTTCGGTGGCCCCTTCATTTTCCATGTTCTTGTAACTTCAAACAGCTGTTATCTCTAAAATTAAACTTTTTTATTTAACTATCCGGTTAAACTTAAAAGAAAAAATTTTAAAAGTCAACTATCGGCCAACCTTTTTGGGGATTTTTATCGATGATGGATTTACTCAGAAAGCAAGTGTACCAATTCGGCAAGTTTTCGCGAAGATTCCCTGCGCGTGTATTTTTTTATCAGATTTGGGTTGCCTTGCCAAAGCGGCTGTTGCTCTAAAAATCGTTGATAATAATCCAAGAAAATGGCTTCGATTTCAGGTTGTTTATTGAAATTGGCCACTTGGCCAGCATTCGTTTCACGAATCAATCGGGAAATCGCGCCGTCTAAGGCCAGCGTGATGGTCGGGCGCGACGTGCCGATGTATTCAAAGACTTTGCCCGGCACGATTTCCTCGCTTCCCGCCGCATCATCCACCACGAGCAGCAGCGCATCGGAGCGCAGCAGTTCCAACACGCTTTCCGAATGTGGCATGTAAGATTTTACCTCAATCGCAGATTGAAGTGTCTCGTCCTCAAAAAAAGGTAAAATGGATGCTCCGAACCGCCCGATAAATTTTAGTTTAATCTTTTGGACATCGACTTTCCCTTGCGTTACAAGAGTTTTGACCGCGTCCAAGAACTGTTTGGGCGAACGCTTTCCGTACATTGATCCCGTATAGCAAACGGTGAATTTCTGATTCTTTGGCGGAGGCAGATTGGGAATATCCTCCTCGTCGAAACCATTTTCAATATGCAGGCATTTTTCGGTATTCACATCGGGATATTTTGCCGCAAAATTTTTAATAATGCCTTGCCACGCAACTTCCATCCGGTCGCAATCTTGGAAAACGTCATGCTCCAGCGATAGATCAATTTTTTTTGCCAATCCATGGCGAACCGGTGTTGAAAGAAATCCCGACCAAGGGTCGCGAAATCCGGCAATCCAAGGCAGGCCAGTTTTCTTTTTCAGCGTTCGTGCAATCACGGAGCATGTATAAGGTGGCGAGGATGAATAAATACAATCGATTTTTTCCGACTCGATGATTTCCAAGCCTTTTTTCACGGCGTAGGGATGCCACCCGATTCGTGCATCGGGAATAAAAAAATTGCTTCGGACAAATTCCGAAACTTGTTCGGTTAGGGAAGCCTTTTCGCCCGGCTTCGGAATCGTGTTGACATCAACGGGTGTGCCTTCTGGCTTACCGGTGAATTTCCGATACAGCGTGTAAGGCTCGGGAATGAAGGTTCGATAAACTTTCACGTCGGTGGGAATTTCATGGAGCAAGCTTTCGTCGCGAGCAGGAAAATCGCCGTTCGCTACCGTTAAGACAACGGGGCGAACCTGAAATTCGCGCAAATATTTTACAAATTTCAAGACGCGCTGAACGCCCGGCCCGCCTGACGGCGGAAAGTAATATGCGATGATGAGAAGATTTTTCAATGTTCTGTGTTGGTTTTGGTAAATGCTACATGCAGCACTCAATTTTCCTGGTGTTAGCGCGCCGGTTAATGCGTCAGCGCATAAAGCACGATATTTGTTCCGATGCGAAACGCGGCTTCGCGTTTTTCCGGCGGGTCGTTATGAATGTCGGCATCCGCCCAGCCGTCGCTCGGATTGGTTTCGTACGTGAAAAAAATGACCAGTCGCTCGTTGTAAAAAAGCCCATAGCCCGCAGGTGGTTTTCCATCGTGCTCGTGAATTTTGGGCAAGCCGTTTGGGAATTGGTAATAAATCGTATAAATCGGGTGCGAATACGGGAGTTCCACGAG
Above is a window of Chloroherpeton thalassium ATCC 35110 DNA encoding:
- a CDS encoding TetR/AcrR family transcriptional regulator — its product is MENEGATEERIFSAARTVFQKRGFNGTRMQDIADEAGINKALLHYYYRSKDNLFEAVLNEALTRIGPKLFAYLEDDIPLEEKVEKFVVNYIETVSKHPFIPGFIMHEIHTNRERLTRFLSTQVRAFIKLDKVREQLDEGIRDGKYREISAEQFFIHIFSLCAFPFAARPTLQAILSLDDATYQNILDERKKEIPKLILNAIKK
- a CDS encoding DUF2147 domain-containing protein, giving the protein MKTLKIALLFFVISLFAKTTLAQEFHADDVLGIWYNDEKTAKIEMYKEDEKYHGKIVWLKNPIDTATGNPKVDKNNPDEALRQRPIVGLVLIKNFIFDEDEWEDGEIYDPKNGKTYSCYMVLETPNKLRVRGFIGISLLGRTTYWTRVEDK
- a CDS encoding TolC family protein encodes the protein MRRILIFFLTNFLFLTEAMASDTLQLETCYKFAEQKYPLSKKIRQKERIEELKQGILTSYFLPQVSLNSKATYQSQLLELPFTIPGAESMEFYKDNYEVSLNVEQLVFDGGSVAAQKDIAELEKELAVQNVAVDLHALHEKVNDAYFAILLADTRKSSLELLKKELQAKLAIVESQVRNGLATESNADILKAELLKTNQNLIETDDDRKAAGKVLEEYIDLPITKNTRFGLPKPAYKPNKKNENNRPEYKAFALSRDLLEGYDDLYSAEYYPKLSGFFEYAYGRPSLNVFETDFKSYFIAGVQAKWTLWNWRRTDRNREVLQIQKKQSEADEETFSKNLSIAVYKSQSEIEKLEALLKTDREIIDLRERISDQASSKLDNGLITATDYLTDLNAKIQAQLTMNIHQIQLVKAKVQYLNIIGDM
- a CDS encoding HlyD family secretion protein; this encodes MTKRPVFQFFLFALAMLLLHGCGNNGKSDAYGNFESTEILISAEGNGNLMRFDIEEGKKLQAGAVVGYIDTVQLSLKRRELAMRRQSLSAQISSVLSEIAVLEEEKSISEKERERYERLVTDKAVPTKQLDDINDKIAVTEKRIRATETQNANILGQVRAMDAQIAQLDDQIRRCVIRNPIDGVVLTKYAEPHELTAVGKPLYKIADLNTMFLRVYVSGDMLPKVKIGQKVEVLIDKTDTENQALAGEVSWISDKVEFTPKIIQTKDERVSMVYAVKIKLQNDGSLKIGMPGEANFK